caaaattCCTCTCACACGTGCGTCAACGATTCCAACTAGGAGTTAATTATACTCCTATAGAAATAGGATAacatcccggacacggcggccgtgTTTCTATgaaggcaaaatgcgaaaacacccgtgtacttagatttaggagctcGTTaaggaacccctggtggtcgaaatttccggagtcctccactacggcatgcctcataatcagaaagtgctttaggcacgtaaagccccataatttaattaatttaatcgAAGTAGGATAACGTACCTAATTTACTCACGTTCATATACCTTCGTACTTCAGACACAAACTCAAGTGATGGTAATGCGATTGCctcgtttttttttgcatacagAAGCTTCAATGGCTAATGGATTCTATTAAAGCCAGCAGCGGCCGAGAATTCGTGTGACGCGAATAGATGCATAGCAGAGACGCATTCGGCAATGATTGGGGATATAATACCCCAGTCCTACATCCAGGCTTACTGATCTTGCTTGGACATCTGTTGCGACACGACGAAAAGTACTGTTCTGTTACGAAAGACCTTAGCGTATTACGGAAGAATGACTCTGGACCaaaggcacatgacgtcactccCTAACGTGCTTGCCGAAATCCAGTCTTCCAGTGCCTGCCTGTGGTTTTCAGAAATAAATTTCTTGTAGCCCCCGACAGTACCTTCACGCACAAACTCGTGTGTAGGTGCACGGTGCCTCAAGGATTTCAGCACGCCATCCAGCTCCTTGGGGATGGGCGCGTTTCTACGCTTGTTGTGTTGTACGGCGAGCTCGATGTTGGCCATGAGAAAATTCTTGAATAGTGGGCGCATGCTCTCCTTCGATGTCATTTCGACCACGCGTTGCAGCATAGATGGGTCTCTGGACACGCGCCGACCGTACTCGGGACCTAAGAACTCGGCAATCCTCTTCACCTGCAGCTTGGCGTCATCGTGCAGCTCTTCGTACGTGAGGAAGAGAACGTTGCTCTCGCACCTTCGAGTGTACCACGGAATGAGGCTGCCTTTTATGTAGCATCCGTAGTTGCTGCGGCCGGACACAAAGAGCTTGACGTGCTCGTCGAAGGTGATGACATCTTCTTCAGCGACCGTCATCGTTCGTATCTGATGGTAGGCAGAGACACAGACGTCGTAAGGGTTTCTAGCGACGTAGATATACTTGGCGTTATACGAAAATCTATTCTCTGCAAAAGGAAGGTGAGTCTTGATGGTGCCTGGCCTAGGCATAGTCTTAACTGCAGCGGAACCGAAAAGCTCTACAAACGGTGATGCGGCGAGAAATTGTGAAAGTTCCACCGGTGGCTCAGCATCGTGTAAGATGCCGTATGAGACGTACTGAACCCAGGTTGTGCCACACTTTGGGTATGCAGTGACGAAAATGTCACCTGGTCGCGGTTCATAAGACAAAGCCGAAACAATGGCGTCGTTTGGGAAAAAGCGCGGGAAAGGGATGCCTTGCACGGTCTTGATCTGCCTCATGGCTGGAGAAGGTGGTATGACAGAAGATAAcctgtaaggaaaaaaaaaactgcatttcagAGTCAGTAGTTCACTACTACACTAAACTCGAGGGGACAGTAAGCTGGCAACCAATATGTCAAGCTGAGATAATTTAAACGGTACTGCGGTAAATAAATTTAGACAGCGGAAGTGACAGCGGAGTCAAGTAATATGTATCTTTCTTGGGGAATTACTGAAATAACAAAAATGTCTGATTCAAAAAATGTGCTAGAGGTGCTTAATCATCAATTGCTGCTTATGGGACCTCCTTTTCGTTCACATAAACACATTTTTTCGCATTATACATCGACCACTGGGGTGTTGCCTTTTTTTATGAACACACTAATGCCGACAACAATTTGGCTGCTTAATAAGGTGATATGATAGGTGATATGAGCACGTAGGAAACGTCAGGCCTGTTTTTTCATTGTTGTTAACTTGCTATTGCAGAAATATCGTGTGTAAAACGTCCGTCATGGGAGGTGAAAATAATACGAGAAAGTACGTGAGCATCCTTAATCCACATGAACCTGCTAAATCAGTGTTAACTAATAGATACTAATAGTAGTAactaatagtaatagtaatagtaactAATAGTGGCCAAACTAGACTTCCAAATAATATGTGCGATGTCAACCGGAAAGTTAAAGCAGGCAATGCGGCGTCAACAACGAGTCGGGTTCACATAATAGGCACCATAATATGAGTGAAACGAAGAACATTGCGATGCCGTCGTTGGTGGTGCTTCCCGACAGGTGAACGTGCCTCTCTCTAACTTATCATGCTTTAAAGAAGAATTCGTTGCTGCACTACTTGGTGAAGAGACATGACGGAGGCACCATGAGCCTAATCCCACATGAGTGTATGTGCCATGAAAATAAAGATGTTGGTTGTGATTGTAGCGCCTATGTTCTACCAATGCTCCTctttctttcaaatttttgagCTGCATTAGCGTTATGACTTGTCCGTCTCCACAGATATACGAATGTTTTGCACAATTGAGTTCAATAAGAGAAAGACGGCACTCGTTAAACGTTTAAAACATTTTCGTTAAAGAACTTGCCCGGACGGACAAAAACAGCATGTTTTGTTAAGTTTCCAAAATGGGGTGTCGCCTAAGTTAATCAGAGGAACTTATCGGGCAGCTTTACATGAAATGCAGTTATTTCtcaaacgaaaggaaaaaaaaagaaggaacttttTTTTAGGCGCACGCGACCGCGCAAAGAGTAGATGCATAGAAGAAACCAATATGAGACTCACCTTTGGTAGTAGAAGCCAGACGTTTTCGAGGAAGCCGTGGCTTCTGTCCGCACCGAATTCTGCTGCCTGGCTGTTCTAACCAACTGAGTCCTCACGATGTTACTGACAAGGTCTTTAGCTGTCCTTCGTTGAAGTCGCCGCTTCAGCACTCGTTCTCGCTATCTCTACTTCAGGCCTTCCCTGTGGTGTTATCTCATTGATGACATCGCACTAGATATGCACTGTTGGCCAAA
The sequence above is a segment of the Dermacentor variabilis isolate Ectoservices chromosome 7, ASM5094787v1, whole genome shotgun sequence genome. Coding sequences within it:
- the LOC142587048 gene encoding sulfotransferase 1A1-like, producing the protein MRQIKTVQGIPFPRFFPNDAIVSALSYEPRPGDIFVTAYPKCGTTWVQYVSYGILHDAEPPVELSQFLAASPFVELFGSAAVKTMPRPGTIKTHLPFAENRFSYNAKYIYVARNPYDVCVSAYHQIRTMTVAEEDVITFDEHVKLFVSGRSNYGCYIKGSLIPWYTRRCESNVLFLTYEELHDDAKLQVKRIAEFLGPEYGRRVSRDPSMLQRVVEMTSKESMRPLFKNFLMANIELAVQHNKRRNAPIPKELDGVLKSLRHRAPTHEFVREGTVGGYKKFISENHRQALEDWISASTLGSDVMCLWSRVILP